Proteins found in one Promicromonospora sukumoe genomic segment:
- the trpA gene encoding tryptophan synthase subunit alpha: MTRQKRDRTHHGEGSRTVGSGGSRTAALLDRLVEQEGRPALVGYLPLGFPDPARSIKALMVLADNGVDIIELGIPDHMIDGPKTHRAAQAPRTRSEHLFEAVQQLRQHTPNVEVLVTTCWDPIARYDVDRFVHDLAEAGGAGLITPDLPPDQTDEWLAASYRHGLDLIFLMAPNANSRLDALAGTAQLSRGFVYAASTIDVTATHEAIGKQAEELVKNARNAGANRVCVALSISSGDQAAEVGRWADGVIVDSTLVRALLTHKPWQDRLDNLALVARDLADGVRRSRPRAEPAGDAPSYRSIHPPAKVRKTTSTMTLPGFDEQLRDELDDKIRAGAVSDTEADTYLWLLQENPGRYETFEQLIKVVRYVTGD; the protein is encoded by the coding sequence GTGACAAGGCAGAAACGAGACAGAACACATCATGGCGAGGGGTCAAGAACTGTGGGATCGGGCGGAAGCAGGACGGCGGCACTACTGGACCGCCTGGTCGAGCAAGAAGGCCGCCCCGCACTGGTCGGGTACCTGCCACTCGGGTTCCCTGACCCGGCACGGAGCATCAAGGCGCTGATGGTCCTGGCCGACAATGGCGTGGACATCATCGAGCTGGGGATCCCCGATCATATGATTGACGGACCCAAGACCCACCGAGCCGCACAGGCACCCAGGACGCGGTCAGAGCACCTTTTCGAGGCGGTGCAGCAGCTGCGTCAGCACACGCCGAACGTCGAGGTGCTGGTCACGACCTGTTGGGACCCGATCGCGCGCTACGACGTTGACCGCTTCGTCCACGACTTGGCCGAAGCCGGCGGGGCGGGACTGATCACCCCGGACCTGCCTCCGGACCAAACCGATGAATGGCTCGCGGCCAGCTATCGGCACGGCTTGGACCTCATTTTCCTGATGGCACCGAACGCGAACTCGCGGCTCGATGCCCTGGCCGGTACGGCACAGCTGTCACGTGGCTTCGTGTACGCGGCCTCCACTATCGACGTCACGGCGACCCACGAGGCCATAGGGAAACAGGCCGAGGAACTTGTCAAGAACGCCCGGAACGCGGGAGCGAACAGGGTGTGCGTCGCCCTGAGCATCTCCTCCGGTGATCAGGCGGCCGAGGTCGGCAGATGGGCCGACGGCGTCATCGTCGACTCGACCCTGGTGCGCGCGCTGTTGACGCACAAACCATGGCAGGACCGGCTGGACAACCTCGCTCTCGTCGCCCGGGATCTGGCCGACGGCGTCCGCCGCTCCCGACCGCGGGCTGAGCCCGCCGGTGACGCCCCCTCTTACCGATCGATCCACCCCCCGGCGAAGGTACGCAAGACGACGAGCACCATGACACTGCCCGGCTTCGACGAGCAACTGCGCGACGAGCTGGACGACAAGATCCGCGCCGGGGCCGTCTCCGACACGGAAGCGGACACCTACCTGTGGCTTCTCCAAGAGAACCCTGGCCGGTACGAGACCTTCGAACAACTCATCAAGGTGGTTCGCTACGTAACTGGCGACTGA
- a CDS encoding CPBP family intramembrane glutamic endopeptidase produces MAVDTPEGAVTGSARLEAPGWLEILTGGATYAAAFLLVAVLLPLVEDPAVHGIVGLVVSGAMGLVAFSAAVLVRIRGLSAFGIRRAKPRHLVVAALLGVAAYVLGTVAAIVYMVVSGDTQNVQTSYQAAAAGGWWSLAFAIIAGAVLTPLGEEAFFRGVLANAFLARYKAWIAVLASAAIFAVAHGINPVLPVAFVVGVLTALLFRWSGSIWPGVLLHGVNNATALLVPLLVTRAGV; encoded by the coding sequence ATGGCTGTCGACACTCCCGAAGGTGCGGTGACCGGTAGTGCTCGGTTGGAGGCGCCGGGATGGCTGGAGATTCTGACGGGAGGTGCCACTTATGCAGCGGCCTTCCTTCTCGTGGCCGTGCTGCTGCCACTCGTCGAAGATCCCGCTGTCCATGGCATCGTAGGGCTCGTCGTATCGGGTGCGATGGGGCTCGTCGCGTTCTCTGCTGCGGTCCTCGTCCGGATCCGAGGGCTCTCGGCCTTCGGGATCCGGCGGGCGAAGCCGCGCCACCTTGTCGTCGCTGCGCTGCTCGGCGTGGCCGCGTACGTCCTGGGCACGGTCGCTGCGATCGTCTACATGGTCGTCAGTGGCGACACGCAGAACGTCCAGACGAGCTACCAGGCTGCTGCTGCGGGCGGCTGGTGGTCGCTGGCCTTTGCGATCATCGCCGGTGCCGTGCTCACACCGCTGGGCGAGGAGGCGTTCTTCCGCGGTGTGCTCGCCAACGCCTTTCTGGCGCGCTACAAGGCATGGATCGCAGTGCTCGCCAGTGCCGCGATCTTCGCGGTCGCCCACGGCATCAATCCCGTGCTGCCCGTGGCGTTCGTCGTCGGCGTGCTGACCGCGCTGCTGTTCCGCTGGTCGGGATCGATCTGGCCCGGCGTCCTGCTGCACGGGGTCAACAACGCGACGGCGCTGCTCGTCCCGCTCCTTGTCACCCGTGCCGGGGTATAG
- a CDS encoding DUF4188 domain-containing protein: MAKAVPGRITHQYEGELVVFHIGMTFNRWWRPDLWWPVFFSMPAMMRELDEDPDSGLLGYELLVNRRGPFAVQYWSSLDKLYEYASAGSRSHRPAWARFNAMARKHPEAVGVWHETFVVERAESMFVGTPAMGLPKATKVVPVGKGHQSPSARARMAGGATSGRSPDQ, encoded by the coding sequence ATGGCGAAGGCTGTCCCGGGCAGGATCACGCATCAGTACGAGGGCGAGCTGGTGGTGTTCCACATCGGTATGACGTTCAACAGGTGGTGGCGACCGGACCTGTGGTGGCCGGTCTTCTTCTCGATGCCGGCGATGATGCGTGAGCTCGACGAGGACCCGGACTCGGGTCTGCTCGGCTACGAGCTCCTGGTCAATCGCCGAGGGCCGTTCGCGGTGCAGTACTGGTCCTCGCTCGACAAGCTCTACGAGTACGCGTCCGCCGGCTCGCGCAGCCACCGGCCGGCGTGGGCGCGGTTCAACGCCATGGCGAGGAAGCACCCCGAGGCCGTCGGGGTGTGGCACGAGACCTTCGTCGTCGAGCGGGCCGAGAGCATGTTCGTCGGGACGCCGGCGATGGGCCTGCCCAAGGCGACGAAGGTGGTCCCGGTGGGTAAGGGGCACCAGAGCCCCAGCGCTCGCGCCCGTATGGCGGGCGGTGCGACGTCCGGTCGATCACCGGATCAGTGA
- a CDS encoding GNAT family N-acetyltransferase codes for MGEVENEAVVLTFAEHASLSRYALRRDGELVATLDHRDDGMTVAARAYTVLAVHGQSHAGEITSRAVTAIEARGGRTVRAERPYVAAWFRRHPERADILA; via the coding sequence GTGGGCGAGGTCGAGAACGAGGCTGTGGTCCTGACCTTCGCGGAGCACGCTTCGTTGTCGCGCTACGCCCTGCGCCGAGATGGTGAGCTGGTTGCCACCCTCGACCACCGCGACGACGGTATGACCGTTGCCGCTCGTGCTTACACCGTGCTGGCCGTGCATGGGCAGAGCCATGCGGGCGAGATCACCAGTCGTGCGGTCACTGCGATCGAAGCGCGCGGCGGCCGCACGGTTCGGGCAGAGCGTCCGTATGTCGCGGCATGGTTCCGGCGGCACCCGGAGCGCGCCGACATCCTCGCGTAG
- a CDS encoding ester cyclase, with protein sequence MTTSESEVRDVFERYIQALNAHDFDRMTEFVHDELIENGKPATRADIIAELKAHGDSVPDFEWRPQDIAIDGDRVAARLYNKGTHTKEWFGVAPTGKTFEFAEYSFHKVRDGRFYEMNYLIDSQAVRDQLDV encoded by the coding sequence ATGACCACGTCCGAGTCCGAGGTCCGCGACGTCTTCGAGCGCTACATCCAGGCCCTCAACGCCCACGACTTCGACCGCATGACCGAGTTCGTCCACGACGAGCTCATCGAGAACGGCAAGCCGGCCACCCGCGCCGACATCATCGCCGAGCTCAAGGCGCACGGAGACTCCGTGCCGGACTTCGAGTGGCGGCCCCAGGACATCGCCATCGACGGTGACCGCGTCGCCGCCCGCCTGTACAACAAGGGCACCCACACCAAGGAGTGGTTCGGCGTCGCGCCCACGGGCAAGACGTTCGAGTTCGCCGAGTACTCGTTCCACAAGGTGCGCGACGGTCGCTTCTACGAGATGAACTACCTGATCGACTCACAGGCGGTTCGCGACCAGCTCGACGTCTGA
- a CDS encoding cytochrome P450 — translation MPAEPAAAFPIARTCPYAPHKEHVRLQQEAPVTRVTLPSGSDAWVIARHSDIRRVLADARFSSNRGRPEFPRVGVQDGELAAQPEAALPKVMLAMDAPEHGVARRAVLGEFTHRRMAELKPRIQEIVDEQIDAMLAGPRPVDLVRALALPVPSLVICELLGVPFEDHDFFQTRSALVVKQGEGPEATENAQSAMQELTGYLDSLLKAKEKNLTDDLLSRQILQQREANGSVDRADLVGLSFLLLVAGHETTANMIALGALQLSQDANARTAILHDPDKAAPAVEELLRYFTIAEHVLARVATEDVELGDQIIRAGDGVLALSNVANRDPQVFTDPDAFDIERGARNHLAFGHGPHQCLGQNLARLELQVVFDTLLRRIPDLRSAVPVEQLSFKADTLAYGIHELPVTW, via the coding sequence ATGCCCGCAGAGCCGGCAGCTGCTTTTCCGATTGCCCGTACCTGCCCGTACGCTCCGCACAAGGAACACGTCCGGCTACAGCAGGAGGCTCCGGTCACCAGGGTCACACTGCCCTCGGGGAGCGATGCCTGGGTCATCGCCCGACACAGCGATATCCGCAGGGTGCTGGCCGATGCCCGATTCAGCTCCAACCGCGGGCGACCTGAGTTCCCCCGGGTGGGTGTCCAGGACGGAGAACTCGCCGCGCAGCCCGAGGCGGCACTGCCCAAGGTGATGCTGGCGATGGACGCACCCGAGCACGGCGTGGCCCGCCGCGCTGTCCTGGGAGAGTTCACGCATCGGCGCATGGCCGAGCTCAAGCCCCGCATCCAGGAGATCGTCGACGAGCAGATCGACGCAATGCTGGCCGGACCACGTCCGGTCGACCTCGTCCGGGCACTGGCCCTACCGGTCCCATCGCTGGTGATCTGCGAGCTGCTCGGTGTGCCGTTCGAGGACCACGATTTCTTCCAGACCCGTTCGGCCCTGGTCGTGAAGCAGGGGGAGGGACCCGAGGCGACTGAGAACGCCCAAAGCGCCATGCAGGAGCTCACCGGCTACCTCGACTCCCTGCTCAAGGCCAAGGAAAAGAACCTCACCGACGACCTGCTGAGCCGCCAGATTCTGCAGCAGCGGGAGGCGAACGGCTCCGTCGATCGCGCGGATCTGGTCGGTCTGTCCTTCCTCCTGCTTGTGGCAGGGCACGAGACCACGGCGAACATGATCGCGCTGGGTGCGCTGCAGCTGAGCCAGGACGCGAACGCTCGAACGGCGATACTCCACGATCCGGACAAGGCAGCTCCCGCTGTCGAGGAGCTGCTGCGGTACTTCACGATCGCGGAGCACGTGCTGGCCCGGGTCGCTACCGAGGACGTCGAGCTGGGCGACCAGATCATCAGGGCCGGCGACGGCGTCCTCGCCCTGTCGAACGTCGCCAACCGGGACCCACAGGTGTTCACGGACCCGGATGCTTTCGACATCGAGCGCGGCGCCCGCAACCATCTGGCCTTCGGCCACGGCCCGCACCAGTGCCTCGGCCAGAACCTGGCCCGCCTGGAGCTGCAGGTCGTGTTCGACACGCTGCTGCGGCGCATCCCTGACCTCCGCTCGGCGGTACCGGTCGAGCAGCTCTCGTTCAAGGCAGACACACTCGCCTACGGCATCCACGAGCTTCCGGTCACCTGGTAA
- a CDS encoding TetR/AcrR family transcriptional regulator, producing the protein MDQALDAAINVFWKQGYEGTTLDNLTTAMGISRPSLYAAFGDKEATFKRAVERYSQVDLSYVETSLAQPTALAVAAEYLRGHLRASTNPNRPPGCLTVQGGVSGSQADQRVVKFLDGHRAAVEVRLAARFKQAITDGDLSSEEDPADLARYLLTVTSGQAIQAGAGATRDQLSRVADRALAAFRQAT; encoded by the coding sequence GTGGACCAGGCGCTGGACGCTGCCATCAACGTCTTCTGGAAGCAGGGGTACGAAGGGACGACACTCGACAACCTGACGACCGCGATGGGTATCAGTCGCCCGAGCTTGTACGCTGCCTTTGGCGACAAGGAAGCGACATTCAAGCGTGCCGTAGAGAGGTACTCGCAGGTCGACCTGAGCTACGTCGAGACGTCGCTGGCTCAGCCCACGGCTCTCGCCGTGGCCGCCGAGTATCTCCGCGGCCACCTCCGTGCCAGCACCAATCCGAACCGTCCGCCCGGGTGCCTGACCGTCCAGGGTGGTGTCTCCGGCTCGCAGGCCGACCAGCGCGTCGTGAAGTTCCTCGATGGCCATCGGGCTGCCGTGGAGGTACGACTGGCTGCACGCTTCAAGCAAGCGATCACGGACGGCGACCTCTCGTCCGAGGAAGACCCGGCCGACTTGGCCAGGTACCTGCTGACAGTGACCAGCGGTCAGGCCATCCAGGCGGGGGCCGGCGCAACTCGTGACCAGTTGTCGCGCGTGGCCGACCGCGCGCTGGCGGCCTTCCGTCAGGCAACCTGA
- a CDS encoding universal stress protein, whose translation MGKSWQRGIVVGMDGSEQSLAAMDWAVLAADRHGTRLTVLSAYAALPVAAAALDTSIADLRSEACNAVEHAVARLGRARPGGHTVEQQIVHGDPAYMLAQRSRTADLVVVGSRGLGALDRVVLGSVSGTLAATAEGPVAVIPTATGSGDPGRVVVGISTENAGPQLDLGFAEAQQRACPLVAVHVMETDPAAAPDFGGPNARHDVDERDQVQRQVARWAEKYPSVTRHVVFRSGNAPDALLDELEPDDLAVLGGHAHPLTMGRLRYSITDAIVRRAHNPVIVAHQQE comes from the coding sequence ATGGGCAAGAGCTGGCAGCGCGGCATCGTCGTCGGTATGGACGGGTCTGAGCAAAGCCTGGCAGCCATGGACTGGGCCGTGCTGGCAGCAGACCGGCACGGCACACGGCTCACCGTGCTGAGCGCTTACGCCGCCCTGCCAGTGGCCGCGGCCGCGCTGGATACAAGCATCGCCGACCTGCGGTCCGAAGCCTGTAACGCGGTCGAGCACGCCGTAGCTCGGCTCGGTCGTGCCCGGCCCGGTGGACACACGGTCGAGCAACAGATCGTCCACGGTGACCCCGCATACATGCTGGCGCAGCGCTCCAGGACAGCTGACCTGGTAGTCGTCGGCAGCCGCGGGCTTGGTGCCCTGGACCGCGTCGTGCTCGGTTCTGTCTCCGGAACGCTCGCAGCGACCGCTGAGGGACCAGTAGCAGTAATTCCAACCGCTACGGGCTCTGGTGACCCAGGTCGGGTGGTGGTTGGCATCAGCACTGAGAACGCCGGCCCCCAGCTCGACCTAGGTTTCGCGGAAGCGCAGCAGCGAGCGTGCCCGCTGGTGGCGGTCCACGTGATGGAAACGGACCCAGCGGCGGCCCCCGACTTCGGCGGACCGAACGCAAGGCACGACGTGGACGAGCGCGACCAGGTACAGCGACAGGTCGCGCGCTGGGCTGAGAAGTACCCGTCAGTGACCCGGCACGTCGTCTTCAGGAGCGGCAACGCTCCGGACGCGTTGCTGGACGAGCTCGAGCCAGACGACCTAGCCGTTCTCGGCGGCCATGCGCACCCCTTGACGATGGGGCGCCTACGCTACTCGATCACAGACGCGATCGTCCGCCGGGCGCACAATCCCGTGATCGTGGCGCACCAGCAGGAGTGA
- a CDS encoding sensor histidine kinase codes for MAEHADERSELLLDALANLGRGLDLESTLNQISAMAARLVGAQYVALGVLGDDGRIARFLTVGLTAAQVRAIGPYPTGHGILGELIRHQVPLRLHDLSEHPASVGFPANHPPMRSFLGAPLRVHGAAFGNLYLTEKEDGGDFTAEDQRLLQALAAGASVAIENAHLYEESRLRERSARANDEISRRVLVGRSQADVLALVADHALQVAGADLALIALPEPESDRLVVRSASGTEAERLVGVMLPPDRFLSTAFESEVLISTGDPMADQRAQLSFELRRQIGPLLILPLGEQDSTRGVLAVGRYEGKAPFGPLVVEALQGFAGQAAVALELVEHRAHVERYAVQRDRERIARDLHDLAIQRLYATGLSLLATGRDLDDDHAQRVSQAVDEIDEAITLIRTTVHRLQPGGASSRQIGLRSRVYAEIDTATGPLGYTPRLRFDGPVDTAIPPDVAEHVIAVLREALSNVARHAHARTVSVRLAVSDDVLLTVVDDGVGLPSTPVHSGLRNLARRAADLGGALSVGPGSAGGTRLEWRVPLPNT; via the coding sequence GTGGCGGAGCATGCCGACGAACGATCCGAGCTGCTGCTCGACGCCCTGGCGAACCTCGGACGCGGACTGGACCTTGAGTCGACACTCAACCAGATCAGCGCGATGGCGGCCCGCCTGGTCGGCGCCCAGTACGTCGCGCTGGGTGTCCTGGGCGACGACGGGCGCATCGCTCGATTCCTGACGGTCGGGCTCACGGCAGCGCAAGTACGTGCCATCGGTCCGTACCCGACGGGACACGGGATCCTGGGTGAGTTGATCCGTCACCAGGTCCCGCTGCGGCTGCATGACCTCTCCGAGCACCCAGCCTCTGTTGGCTTCCCGGCGAATCACCCACCGATGCGGTCCTTCCTCGGAGCGCCCCTGCGCGTGCACGGCGCGGCATTCGGCAACCTCTACCTCACCGAGAAAGAGGACGGTGGCGACTTCACCGCAGAGGACCAACGGCTGCTGCAGGCGTTGGCCGCCGGCGCGAGCGTTGCCATAGAGAACGCCCACCTCTACGAGGAATCGCGTCTGCGGGAGCGGTCTGCGCGTGCGAACGACGAGATCTCCCGCCGGGTGCTCGTCGGTCGATCGCAGGCGGACGTGCTCGCCCTCGTCGCCGATCACGCCTTGCAAGTCGCCGGCGCTGATCTGGCGCTCATCGCTCTGCCCGAGCCAGAGTCAGACCGCCTGGTCGTGCGGTCCGCGTCCGGCACCGAAGCCGAGCGGCTGGTCGGCGTCATGCTCCCACCAGACAGGTTCCTGAGCACCGCGTTCGAATCGGAGGTACTGATCTCCACCGGGGATCCGATGGCGGATCAACGCGCTCAGCTGTCCTTCGAACTGCGCCGTCAGATCGGTCCGCTCCTGATCCTGCCGCTGGGTGAACAAGACAGCACCCGCGGGGTGCTGGCCGTCGGGAGGTACGAGGGCAAGGCACCATTCGGACCCCTCGTTGTCGAGGCGCTACAAGGCTTTGCCGGTCAAGCAGCAGTGGCGCTGGAACTGGTGGAGCACCGTGCGCACGTCGAGCGGTATGCCGTGCAGCGCGACCGTGAACGCATCGCACGCGACCTGCACGACCTTGCCATCCAGCGCCTGTACGCGACCGGCCTGTCGCTGCTGGCGACCGGTCGCGATCTCGACGACGATCACGCACAGCGCGTGAGCCAAGCAGTCGACGAGATCGACGAGGCGATCACCCTGATCCGGACCACCGTCCACCGCCTCCAACCCGGAGGTGCGAGCTCACGGCAGATCGGTCTGCGCTCGCGAGTCTACGCAGAGATCGACACCGCTACCGGCCCTCTGGGTTACACACCCCGGCTACGGTTCGACGGGCCAGTAGACACCGCCATACCGCCCGACGTCGCCGAGCATGTCATCGCTGTCCTGCGCGAGGCGCTGTCAAACGTTGCCAGGCACGCCCACGCGCGAACGGTCTCGGTACGCCTAGCGGTGTCCGATGACGTCCTCCTCACAGTGGTCGATGACGGCGTCGGCCTTCCCAGCACGCCGGTACACAGCGGCCTGCGAAACCTTGCCCGTCGAGCAGCCGATCTCGGTGGAGCGCTCAGCGTCGGGCCAGGTAGCGCTGGAGGTACCCGGCTGGAGTGGCGGGTGCCGCTACCCAACACATAG
- a CDS encoding amidohydrolase family protein: MTVTYFNDVCLLVDDSLSDPVSVIVKDGVIARIRRRGPAPNNAEVVHGEGKTLIPGLIDAHVHITNRRDLDALARYGVTTGIDMASWPPARTAALRAVRGTASIFSAGVPFIGSAGPHARFGMPSHAVVSEPDQAVTEVRRRLIDGSDFIKIVTEPRGHGGPAPDVVGSIVTAAHEARRVVVAHASHIESFKMSVAAGADIITHVPTRSPVAHGLARRTPAAIPTLTVSEALTGTMALPGSSYEVARDSVAALHRAGTPIAAGTDAVDAPNVPLTIPLGTSLHHELELLVDAGLTPVEALNAATSVPADLFGLDDRGSVEPGLRADLLLVDGDPTTDITSTRRIAGVWIDGVRYPTTDGISRDEPTASRG; the protein is encoded by the coding sequence ATGACCGTCACGTACTTCAACGACGTATGTCTCCTGGTCGACGACAGCCTCAGCGATCCGGTCTCGGTCATCGTCAAGGACGGCGTCATAGCCCGTATCCGGCGTCGCGGTCCCGCTCCTAATAATGCGGAAGTCGTCCACGGCGAAGGCAAGACACTGATCCCGGGGCTCATCGACGCGCACGTGCACATCACCAACCGTCGAGATCTCGATGCGCTCGCGAGGTACGGCGTGACCACGGGGATCGACATGGCGTCGTGGCCGCCCGCCCGCACGGCCGCGTTGCGTGCGGTGCGTGGAACGGCGAGCATCTTCAGTGCGGGCGTGCCTTTCATCGGATCAGCCGGTCCGCATGCCCGGTTCGGGATGCCGTCACATGCCGTCGTGTCTGAACCCGACCAAGCGGTGACGGAGGTTCGACGGCGTCTGATCGATGGCTCCGACTTCATCAAGATCGTCACCGAGCCACGAGGCCACGGGGGTCCCGCGCCGGACGTTGTCGGGTCGATCGTCACGGCCGCGCACGAAGCACGCAGAGTCGTCGTCGCTCACGCCAGCCACATCGAGTCGTTCAAGATGTCCGTGGCCGCAGGAGCGGACATCATCACGCACGTCCCAACCAGGTCCCCGGTGGCGCACGGACTTGCCCGCAGGACACCAGCAGCCATACCGACACTGACCGTGTCCGAAGCCCTCACCGGCACGATGGCGCTGCCCGGCTCGTCGTACGAGGTGGCGCGTGACTCGGTCGCTGCACTTCACCGGGCCGGTACCCCGATCGCTGCGGGGACCGACGCCGTGGACGCACCGAATGTCCCGCTGACGATCCCGCTCGGTACCTCTCTTCACCACGAGCTGGAACTTTTGGTTGACGCCGGGCTGACACCCGTGGAGGCGTTGAACGCCGCGACCAGTGTTCCGGCTGACCTGTTCGGGCTCGATGACCGTGGCTCGGTCGAACCGGGCCTTCGCGCAGACCTGCTCCTCGTTGATGGGGACCCCACCACGGACATCACCTCGACGCGAAGGATCGCAGGTGTTTGGATCGACGGCGTCAGGTACCCCACAACAGATGGAATTTCGCGGGACGAGCCGACAGCGTCGCGCGGGTGA
- a CDS encoding SulP family inorganic anion transporter, whose amino-acid sequence MTVRDALARLDVRDLLPRRGDYDLRPRTIGADLLAGLTVGVVALPLALAFGVSSGVGAAAGLVTAVIAGMVAAVFGGSRFQVSGPTGAMAVVLAPIVIEHGLASVALVTVLGGLLVVMAGLLRLGRVVTFIPWPVVEGFTLGIAAIIFLQQVPAAVGQDAAVGGNTLVTAVRAITDAALALDSLALDATTLWSLAVVALVATMMMVLPRLHNAIPASLVAVVVATVLVEAMGAPIARIGTLPDTLPVPVLPGISSSAVGDLLSAAVAIAALAAIESLLSARVAASMAPGGSVYEPDRELVGQGLASVASGLFGGMPATGAIARTAVNVRSGARTRLSAVVHALVILAVIYLATGPVGRIPLAALAGVLMVTSFRMIGAGTIRSVLRSTRSDAATFVVTAVITVGLDLIEAVQIGLVVAAFFALQRLARASSVHREPLPGVAHEGDEHVALFRLDGAMFFGASDRILSEVTDASVRENVLVVILRLSHLGMVDATGAKALADLVTALEQRGITVLVKGVQPRHHKLMATVGVLDELRHENHLFTTLNDAAAHARSHVLRAAQGTDVPQLDGRR is encoded by the coding sequence ATGACAGTCCGCGACGCCCTGGCCCGGCTGGACGTACGCGACCTGCTCCCCCGGCGGGGTGACTACGACCTACGGCCCCGGACGATCGGAGCCGACCTGCTCGCCGGACTGACCGTGGGTGTCGTCGCGCTGCCCCTCGCGCTCGCCTTCGGCGTCAGTTCCGGTGTCGGGGCGGCTGCCGGGCTGGTCACGGCTGTCATCGCGGGCATGGTCGCGGCGGTGTTCGGCGGTTCCCGGTTCCAGGTCTCCGGCCCGACCGGCGCCATGGCCGTCGTGCTCGCGCCGATCGTCATCGAGCATGGACTCGCCTCGGTCGCGCTGGTCACCGTGCTTGGCGGGCTGCTCGTGGTGATGGCGGGACTGCTGCGGCTCGGGCGAGTGGTCACGTTCATCCCGTGGCCGGTGGTGGAGGGGTTCACGCTCGGTATCGCAGCGATCATCTTCCTGCAGCAGGTCCCCGCCGCCGTCGGGCAAGACGCAGCCGTCGGAGGAAACACCCTGGTCACGGCGGTGCGTGCGATCACAGACGCGGCCCTGGCCCTCGACTCACTTGCTCTGGATGCGACCACGCTCTGGTCGCTCGCGGTCGTGGCACTGGTCGCCACGATGATGATGGTCCTACCCCGCCTGCACAACGCGATCCCCGCCTCCCTGGTGGCCGTTGTGGTCGCGACCGTGCTTGTCGAGGCCATGGGCGCGCCGATCGCCCGCATCGGTACCCTGCCGGACACCCTCCCGGTCCCGGTCCTGCCCGGCATCAGTTCGTCCGCCGTTGGAGACCTGCTGAGTGCGGCCGTCGCGATCGCGGCGCTGGCCGCTATCGAGTCGCTGCTGTCCGCGCGCGTCGCCGCGTCGATGGCGCCAGGCGGCTCGGTCTACGAACCCGACCGCGAGCTGGTCGGGCAGGGTCTCGCCTCTGTCGCGTCCGGCTTGTTCGGCGGCATGCCCGCCACCGGCGCGATCGCTCGCACCGCGGTCAACGTCCGCTCCGGAGCCCGCACCCGCCTGTCCGCCGTCGTGCACGCGTTGGTCATCCTCGCAGTGATCTACCTCGCCACCGGACCCGTGGGGCGCATACCGCTCGCGGCGCTGGCAGGCGTGCTCATGGTGACGTCGTTCCGCATGATCGGTGCCGGAACCATCCGGTCCGTCCTGCGCTCGACCCGGTCCGACGCCGCCACCTTCGTCGTCACGGCCGTCATCACCGTCGGGCTCGATCTCATCGAGGCCGTGCAGATCGGGCTGGTCGTCGCGGCCTTCTTCGCGCTGCAGCGTCTGGCGCGCGCCTCGTCCGTGCACCGCGAGCCGCTACCGGGCGTCGCGCACGAGGGCGACGAGCACGTTGCGCTGTTCCGGCTGGACGGCGCCATGTTCTTCGGAGCGTCCGACCGGATCCTCAGCGAGGTCACCGACGCCTCGGTCCGCGAAAACGTCCTGGTCGTCATCCTCCGCCTGTCCCACCTGGGCATGGTCGACGCCACCGGAGCGAAAGCCCTCGCGGATCTCGTCACAGCACTCGAACAGCGCGGCATCACGGTGCTGGTCAAGGGCGTCCAGCCCCGGCATCACAAACTCATGGCCACCGTCGGCGTGCTGGACGAACTACGTCACGAGAACCACCTGTTCACCACCCTGAACGACGCCGCCGCGCACGCACGCTCTCACGTGCTGCGCGCGGCGCAGGGCACCGACGTCCCACAACTCGACGGACGCCGGTGA
- a CDS encoding ArsR/SmtB family transcription factor, whose translation MDAQPLYAIKAELFKSLAHPARIQVLEVLAAAPDLTAPVSRLLKVTGAEPSALSQHLAVLKRAGVVASTRSGNAVEYRLAEPLVAELLLVARAFLLRRLVGLDHDERLAIARRLPTLPGASARAVLEVALAEAAPTETAQ comes from the coding sequence ATGGACGCGCAGCCCCTCTATGCGATCAAGGCGGAACTCTTCAAGAGTCTGGCTCATCCCGCGCGGATCCAGGTGCTCGAGGTGCTCGCAGCCGCCCCGGACCTGACCGCACCGGTCTCCCGCCTGCTGAAGGTGACCGGCGCAGAACCGTCTGCGCTGTCCCAGCACCTCGCGGTCCTCAAGCGAGCGGGAGTGGTCGCCTCGACGCGTTCGGGCAACGCCGTGGAGTACCGGCTCGCCGAACCCCTGGTCGCGGAGCTGCTCCTGGTCGCGCGCGCCTTCCTGCTACGGCGGCTGGTCGGCCTGGACCACGACGAACGGCTCGCCATCGCGCGCCGCCTACCCACCCTGCCCGGGGCGAGCGCCCGGGCGGTCCTGGAGGTGGCTCTTGCCGAGGCCGCCCCGACCGAGACGGCACAGTGA